A genomic stretch from Corynebacterium terpenotabidum Y-11 includes:
- a CDS encoding acetyl-CoA hydrolase/transferase family protein, with amino-acid sequence MSDRIAHKGLRSKVMTPDEAATFVNNGDLVGMSGFTGAGYPKVLPTAIAKRAKEFHARGEEFAISLLTGASTSAELDGELAEADAVKFRAPYQSDPIMRSKINSGQMKYADIHLSHLGMMVQEGFFGTMDVAIVEVTKILEDGRVVPSSSVGNNVEYLDAAEKIILGVNSWQSEELEGMHDIYRIPLPGHRQPIPITGVGDRIGSPYIDIDVNKVVAVVETDSPDRNAPFKPLDDTSKAIAGHFLDFLEGEVSAGRLSYDRYIMQSGVGNVPNAVMAGLLDSKFENITAYTEVIQDGMIDLIDAGKMTVASATSFSLSPEYAERMNAEAAKYRESIILRPQQVSNHPEVIRRLGLIATNGMIEADIYGNINSTNVIGSRVMNGIGGSGDFTRNAYISSFISPAVAKGGALSAIVPYVTHTDHTEHDVMVVITEYGYADLRGLAPRDRADKMIAIAAPEYRPLLQEYVDRAGQGEFLQTPHELAHVFDFQKRFVETGTMLR; translated from the coding sequence ATGTCAGACAGGATCGCCCACAAGGGCCTGCGATCGAAGGTCATGACCCCGGACGAGGCAGCCACCTTCGTCAACAACGGAGACCTCGTCGGCATGTCCGGCTTCACCGGAGCCGGCTACCCGAAGGTGCTGCCCACCGCGATCGCCAAGCGGGCCAAGGAGTTCCACGCACGAGGCGAAGAGTTCGCCATCTCGCTGCTCACCGGTGCGTCCACGTCCGCCGAGCTTGACGGTGAACTCGCCGAGGCCGATGCGGTGAAGTTCCGCGCCCCGTACCAGTCGGACCCGATCATGCGGTCGAAGATCAACTCCGGTCAGATGAAGTACGCCGATATTCACCTCTCGCATCTGGGCATGATGGTCCAGGAGGGCTTCTTTGGGACGATGGATGTCGCCATCGTCGAGGTCACGAAAATCCTTGAGGACGGCCGGGTCGTCCCGTCCTCCTCGGTCGGCAACAACGTCGAGTATCTCGATGCCGCGGAGAAGATCATCCTCGGGGTGAACTCCTGGCAGTCCGAGGAGCTCGAGGGGATGCACGACATCTACCGCATCCCGCTGCCCGGCCACCGTCAGCCCATCCCGATCACCGGTGTGGGAGACCGGATCGGCTCCCCCTACATCGACATCGACGTCAACAAGGTCGTCGCCGTGGTGGAGACCGATTCCCCGGACCGCAACGCACCCTTCAAGCCGCTGGATGACACGTCCAAGGCCATTGCCGGTCACTTCCTCGACTTCCTGGAGGGGGAGGTCTCCGCCGGCCGCCTCAGCTACGACCGGTACATCATGCAGTCCGGTGTGGGTAACGTGCCGAATGCCGTGATGGCCGGCCTGTTGGACTCGAAGTTCGAGAACATCACCGCCTACACCGAGGTCATCCAGGACGGCATGATCGACCTCATCGACGCCGGGAAGATGACCGTGGCCTCCGCCACCTCCTTCTCCCTCTCACCGGAGTACGCCGAGCGGATGAACGCCGAGGCCGCGAAGTACCGGGAGAGCATCATCCTGCGCCCGCAGCAGGTCTCCAACCACCCGGAGGTCATCCGTCGGCTCGGACTCATCGCCACCAACGGCATGATCGAGGCCGACATCTACGGCAACATCAACTCCACCAACGTCATCGGCTCCCGGGTGATGAACGGCATCGGTGGTTCCGGTGACTTCACCCGTAACGCCTACATCTCGTCCTTCATCAGCCCGGCCGTGGCCAAGGGCGGCGCGCTGTCTGCCATCGTGCCCTACGTGACCCACACCGACCACACCGAGCACGACGTCATGGTCGTCATCACCGAGTACGGCTACGCCGACCTGCGAGGCCTCGCCCCGCGTGACCGCGCCGACAAGATGATCGCCATCGCCGCGCCTGAGTACCGCCCACTGCTCCAGGAGTACGTCGACCGCGCCGGACAGGGTGAGTTCCTGCAGACCCCGCACGAGCTGGCCCACGTCTTCGACTTCCAGAAGCGCTTCGTTGAGACCGGCACCATGCTCAGGTAG
- a CDS encoding pyruvate, water dikinase regulatory protein, which produces MTDPDERLVFFVSDSTGITSETLGNALLVHFPQVSFSRRVLPFVDSVEQARRAVQEITDIASVSGDDPIVFVTVRDPAVVEEMNRAPGEIIDLLGSHITRLETVLGIPRTPDATAYHRVGDLARYHDRIDAVEFSIAHDDAASFTHLDRADLILLAPSRCGKTPTAMYLALQHGLRVANYPLTEDDRPGELPEVLGPYTDRLFGLTTTAGRLSEVRGERRPGSGYASLSRCRSELRHAETLYRTHRIPFIDSHAMSVEEMSSIILTTMNLRHR; this is translated from the coding sequence ATGACAGACCCCGACGAACGGCTCGTCTTCTTCGTCTCGGACAGCACCGGCATCACCTCCGAGACCCTGGGCAATGCCCTACTGGTGCACTTCCCGCAGGTCAGCTTCAGCCGCCGCGTCCTCCCGTTCGTCGACAGCGTGGAGCAGGCCCGCCGCGCGGTCCAGGAGATCACCGACATCGCGTCCGTCTCCGGGGACGACCCCATCGTCTTCGTCACCGTCCGCGACCCTGCCGTCGTCGAGGAGATGAACCGTGCCCCCGGCGAGATCATCGACCTGCTGGGCAGCCACATCACCCGCCTGGAGACGGTCCTCGGAATCCCCCGCACCCCGGACGCCACCGCCTACCATCGGGTCGGCGATCTGGCCCGCTACCACGATCGGATCGATGCGGTGGAGTTCTCCATCGCCCATGACGACGCGGCGTCCTTCACCCACCTCGACCGCGCCGATCTCATTCTGCTGGCCCCCTCCCGCTGCGGGAAGACGCCGACGGCGATGTACCTCGCCCTGCAGCACGGCCTGCGCGTCGCCAACTACCCACTGACCGAGGACGACCGGCCCGGCGAACTGCCGGAAGTGCTGGGTCCCTACACGGACCGCCTTTTCGGCCTGACCACCACCGCCGGCCGGCTCAGCGAGGTCCGGGGCGAGCGAAGACCCGGCAGCGGATACGCCAGCCTGTCACGCTGCCGGAGCGAACTGCGTCACGCCGAGACCCTGTACCGGACCCACCGGATCCCCTTCATCGACTCCCACGCCATGAGCGTGGAGGAGATGTCGAGCATCATCCTCACCACCATGAACCTGCGACACCGCTAA
- the ppsA gene encoding phosphoenolpyruvate synthase — translation MSTTSTVLPFTGIGMSDVPQVGGKNASLGEMVVNLAGAGVRVPGGFATTADAYRDFLALNGLDTTISGILSDLDIEDVTELAKRGAQIRELILAQPFTPELERDIRAACAALIAEDPHPDDVTWAVRSSATAEDLPDASFAGQQETYLNIGGIGNILEAVKSVFASLYNDRAIAYRVHHGFHHDDVALSAGVQRMVRTDIGASGVMFTVDTESGFDRAVFVTASYGLGEAVVQGAVNPDEFYVSKPAVTAGKTGKDAVLSRTVGEKAVAMRYAGGTGIDSATTWEDVPAEQRRQFCITDEEVTELARYAVAIEDHYGRPMDIEWGRDGLDGKLYILQARPETVVSRRAGQTLSRFEIDRAATKDAEVLVEGRSIGQRIGAGPVRVLRSITEMDTMRTGDVLVAEITDPDWEPVMKRASAIITERGGRTCHAAIIARELGVPAIVGTGDATTVLADGAEVTVSCAEGDTGRVYRGLLPFAEKVTDLGDMPEIPVKLMMNVATPDQAFSFSALPNSGVGLARMEFIINRQIGVHPKALLERDTLAPELQAQIDEITAAYPDPREFFIRRVVEGVATIAAAFAPKPVIVRLSDFKTNEYANLLAGELYEPHEENPMLGYRGAARYVAEDFRDCFAMECEALRRVREDMGLDNVKIMIPFVRTVAELDEVLELMASHGLSRGDGAGENGLQVVMMCEVPSNYLLADEFLDRVDGFSIGSNDMTQMILGVDRDSGLVAHDFDERNPAVLKVLASAIASCTARGKYVGICGQGPSDHPDLAAWLVEQGIESISLTPDTVVQTWLALAEN, via the coding sequence ATGTCCACTACCTCCACCGTCCTCCCCTTCACCGGGATCGGCATGTCCGACGTCCCCCAGGTCGGCGGTAAGAACGCCTCTCTCGGGGAGATGGTCGTCAACCTCGCCGGCGCCGGCGTCCGCGTCCCCGGCGGCTTCGCCACCACCGCGGACGCCTACCGGGACTTCCTGGCCCTCAATGGTCTCGACACGACGATCAGCGGCATACTCTCCGACCTGGACATCGAGGACGTCACCGAGCTGGCGAAGCGGGGTGCGCAGATCCGTGAGCTGATCCTCGCCCAGCCGTTCACCCCGGAGCTGGAGCGGGACATCCGCGCGGCCTGCGCCGCGCTCATCGCCGAGGACCCGCACCCGGACGACGTCACCTGGGCCGTGCGGTCCTCGGCCACCGCCGAGGATCTGCCGGACGCCTCCTTCGCCGGTCAGCAGGAGACCTACCTCAACATCGGCGGGATCGGGAACATCCTCGAGGCAGTGAAGTCGGTCTTCGCGTCCCTGTACAACGACCGGGCGATCGCCTACCGGGTCCACCACGGCTTCCACCACGACGATGTCGCCCTGTCCGCCGGTGTGCAGCGGATGGTGCGGACCGATATCGGGGCGTCCGGCGTGATGTTCACGGTGGATACCGAGTCCGGGTTCGACCGGGCGGTGTTCGTCACCGCGTCCTACGGACTCGGCGAGGCCGTCGTGCAGGGTGCGGTGAACCCGGACGAGTTCTACGTCTCGAAGCCCGCGGTGACGGCGGGGAAGACCGGGAAGGACGCCGTGCTCTCCCGCACCGTCGGTGAGAAGGCGGTGGCGATGCGCTACGCCGGGGGCACCGGCATCGACTCGGCGACGACGTGGGAGGACGTGCCCGCCGAGCAGCGGCGGCAGTTCTGCATCACCGACGAGGAGGTCACCGAACTGGCCCGCTACGCCGTGGCCATCGAAGACCACTACGGCCGTCCGATGGACATCGAGTGGGGACGCGACGGCCTCGACGGGAAGCTGTACATCCTGCAGGCGCGTCCGGAGACCGTGGTCTCCCGCCGCGCCGGGCAGACACTGTCCCGCTTCGAGATCGACCGCGCGGCGACGAAGGACGCCGAGGTGCTGGTCGAGGGGCGGTCCATCGGCCAGCGCATCGGCGCCGGACCGGTGCGCGTGCTGCGCTCCATCACCGAGATGGACACCATGCGGACCGGTGACGTCCTCGTCGCCGAGATCACCGACCCGGACTGGGAGCCGGTGATGAAGCGGGCGTCCGCCATCATCACCGAACGGGGCGGACGCACCTGCCACGCCGCGATCATCGCCCGCGAACTGGGCGTCCCCGCGATCGTGGGGACGGGGGACGCCACGACCGTCCTGGCCGACGGTGCCGAGGTGACCGTCTCCTGTGCCGAAGGGGACACCGGACGCGTCTACCGGGGCCTGCTGCCGTTCGCGGAGAAGGTGACGGACCTGGGTGACATGCCCGAGATCCCGGTCAAGCTCATGATGAACGTCGCCACCCCGGACCAGGCGTTCTCCTTCTCTGCCCTGCCGAACTCGGGGGTGGGGCTGGCCCGCATGGAGTTCATCATCAACCGGCAGATCGGGGTGCACCCGAAGGCTCTGCTGGAACGGGACACCTTGGCACCGGAGCTGCAGGCGCAGATCGACGAGATCACCGCGGCCTACCCTGACCCGCGCGAATTCTTCATCCGGCGCGTCGTCGAAGGTGTGGCGACGATCGCCGCGGCCTTCGCGCCGAAGCCGGTGATCGTGCGCCTGTCGGACTTCAAGACCAACGAGTACGCCAACCTGCTCGCCGGTGAACTCTACGAGCCGCACGAGGAGAACCCGATGCTCGGCTACCGTGGTGCCGCCCGGTACGTCGCCGAGGACTTCCGCGACTGCTTCGCCATGGAGTGTGAGGCGCTGCGCCGCGTGCGGGAGGACATGGGGCTGGACAACGTGAAGATCATGATCCCGTTCGTCCGCACGGTCGCGGAACTCGATGAGGTGCTTGAGCTCATGGCGTCCCACGGGTTATCGCGGGGTGACGGCGCCGGGGAGAACGGCCTGCAGGTCGTGATGATGTGCGAGGTGCCGTCGAACTACCTGTTGGCTGATGAGTTCCTCGACCGGGTCGACGGCTTCTCCATCGGCTCGAACGACATGACACAGATGATTCTCGGTGTGGACCGGGATTCCGGACTGGTCGCCCATGACTTCGATGAGCGCAATCCGGCGGTGCTGAAGGTGCTGGCCTCCGCGATCGCGTCCTGCACCGCCCGCGGAAAGTACGTCGGGATCTGCGGACAGGGCCCCTCCGACCACCCGGATCTGGCGGCCTGGCTCGTCGAGCAGGGCATCGAGTCGATCTCCCTGACCCCGGACACCGTGGTGCAGACCTGGCTGGCGCTGGCAGAGAACTGA
- the pabB gene encoding aminodeoxychorismate synthase component I → MIRTLLVDNHDSFTWNLVHDLIRVNGAEPVVVPNDWDGWADEGAELLDRVDNVVISPGPGTPLNPDDVGIGPAVIAAAVERNVPVLGICLGHQLIAHLYGATVGRADEPVHGRSAQVDHDGKEIFRGLPSPFEAVRYHSLAVTGVPEDAGITVTAHSEDGTIMGLTVPGRLLWGVQFHPESINTGHGAEILANFADLTREHSRVRTVRDKIVPLTGLSEADTRALSAALFRRHFADATDAVWLDGNSVGDPRARFSVMGAADGRNAGPSAAVATADVDAGTVTLTRRGETQTLHTGVLDWLQHDLDRWNIRGGGLDADLAGQPPFSFQLGWVGYLGYGVKAQCCDGEGGPNSHTPHEPDAAFVFLDRAVVIDHQKAQAHLLTLDRPLARDVGPWATADETKWAEQTAAVLRDLVRRRPWEDQRPADIPVDLELHDRASYTEKVRQIQELIRAGETYEACLTTTVSGVPAVAGASLLEIYESLRAANPAPFASYLQLPGVTVMSTSPERFLRVDAAGAVTSSPIKGTRPVGATEEEDLRIRADLQSSEKDRAENLMIVDLVRHDLGRVAAPGTVQVPALFTVESYATVHQLVSTVTARLGDGNTGVDAVRAAFPPGSMTGAPKERTMRLLEELEDGPRGVYSGAVGYFSLDGAVDLAVVIRTLVSSDGQLRYGVGGAVVAQSDPDGEYEETLVKMRAVRQRGSR, encoded by the coding sequence GTGATCAGGACACTCCTTGTCGACAACCATGACTCCTTCACCTGGAATCTCGTCCACGACCTCATCCGGGTCAACGGTGCCGAGCCGGTCGTGGTGCCCAATGACTGGGACGGGTGGGCGGATGAGGGTGCTGAGCTGCTCGACCGCGTCGACAACGTGGTCATCTCGCCCGGCCCGGGCACCCCGCTGAACCCTGACGACGTCGGTATCGGTCCGGCGGTCATCGCTGCTGCGGTGGAGCGCAATGTCCCCGTCCTCGGTATCTGCCTGGGACACCAACTCATCGCCCACCTCTACGGGGCGACCGTCGGCCGAGCCGACGAGCCCGTTCACGGCCGGTCGGCACAGGTCGACCATGACGGCAAGGAGATCTTCCGCGGTCTGCCGTCCCCCTTTGAGGCCGTCCGCTATCACTCGCTGGCCGTCACCGGCGTCCCTGAGGACGCCGGCATCACCGTGACCGCCCACAGCGAGGACGGCACCATCATGGGGCTGACGGTGCCCGGCAGACTGCTGTGGGGGGTGCAGTTCCACCCGGAGTCGATCAACACCGGGCACGGCGCGGAGATCCTCGCGAACTTCGCCGACCTCACCCGCGAGCACAGTCGGGTCCGGACGGTCCGGGACAAGATCGTCCCCCTCACGGGACTCTCCGAGGCAGACACCCGCGCCCTGTCCGCAGCCCTGTTCCGCCGACACTTCGCCGACGCCACGGACGCTGTCTGGCTCGACGGGAACTCAGTGGGGGACCCGCGCGCCCGCTTCTCCGTGATGGGTGCCGCCGACGGGCGCAACGCCGGCCCCTCCGCGGCGGTCGCCACCGCCGACGTGGACGCCGGGACCGTCACCCTCACCCGTCGGGGGGAGACGCAGACGCTGCACACCGGCGTCCTCGACTGGCTGCAGCACGACCTCGACCGGTGGAACATCCGCGGTGGCGGGCTGGACGCCGACCTGGCCGGCCAACCTCCCTTCTCCTTCCAGCTCGGTTGGGTCGGCTACCTCGGCTACGGCGTCAAGGCCCAGTGCTGTGACGGGGAGGGCGGGCCGAACAGTCACACCCCGCATGAGCCGGACGCCGCATTCGTCTTCCTCGACCGGGCGGTCGTCATCGACCACCAGAAGGCGCAGGCACATCTGCTCACCCTCGACCGCCCACTCGCCCGGGACGTCGGCCCGTGGGCCACCGCCGACGAGACGAAATGGGCGGAGCAGACCGCCGCAGTGCTGCGTGACCTGGTCCGTCGCCGCCCGTGGGAGGACCAGCGACCCGCAGATATCCCGGTCGACCTCGAGCTCCACGACCGGGCGTCCTACACGGAGAAGGTCCGGCAGATCCAGGAACTCATTCGCGCCGGGGAGACCTACGAGGCCTGTCTGACCACCACGGTGTCCGGCGTGCCGGCCGTCGCCGGGGCGTCCCTCCTCGAGATCTACGAGAGCCTGCGGGCCGCCAACCCGGCACCGTTCGCGTCCTACCTGCAACTGCCGGGGGTGACGGTGATGTCCACCTCGCCGGAACGCTTCCTCCGGGTGGACGCTGCCGGTGCCGTCACCTCTTCGCCGATCAAGGGCACCCGCCCGGTCGGTGCGACCGAGGAGGAGGACCTGCGCATCCGGGCCGATCTGCAGAGCAGTGAGAAGGACCGGGCGGAGAACCTCATGATCGTCGACCTGGTCCGTCACGACCTCGGTCGGGTCGCTGCACCAGGCACGGTCCAGGTGCCGGCGCTGTTCACGGTGGAGAGCTATGCGACGGTCCATCAGTTGGTCAGTACTGTCACGGCCCGGCTCGGCGACGGGAACACGGGAGTGGACGCGGTCCGCGCTGCCTTCCCGCCCGGTTCGATGACCGGGGCGCCGAAGGAGAGGACGATGCGCCTGCTGGAGGAGCTGGAGGACGGTCCGCGTGGCGTGTACAGCGGGGCGGTCGGGTACTTCTCCCTCGACGGCGCGGTGGATTTGGCGGTGGTGATCCGCACACTGGTGTCCTCCGACGGGCAGCTGCGTTACGGGGTAGGTGGGGCGGTTGTCGCGCAGTCTGACCCCGACGGCGAGTACGAGGAAACGTTGGTCAAGATGCGCGCGGTCCGGCAGCGGGGGAGCCGTTAG
- a CDS encoding YggS family pyridoxal phosphate-dependent enzyme — protein sequence MTDTFETPVGVAGAGETGETADDFRARLSAVRARVDAAARAAGRDPAEVRLLPVSKTVPEDRLRLAVDAGMTELAENKPQEIQRKAAAMADLPVRWVAIGHLQTNKAKIVAEFAAEFQALDSVRLAEALQRRLEALDDDRTLDVLVQVNTSGEAAKTGAAPEDVDAILSASARCDRLRVRGFMTVAAHSEDGAEVRRCFAMLREIRDRAREQAVVDPTLLTELSMGMSGDFPVAIAEGSTCVRVGTALFGARDYA from the coding sequence GTGACTGACACTTTCGAGACACCTGTCGGGGTCGCTGGGGCCGGCGAGACCGGCGAGACTGCTGATGATTTCCGTGCCCGCCTGAGCGCCGTCCGCGCCCGGGTGGACGCCGCCGCCCGTGCCGCCGGACGCGATCCGGCGGAGGTGCGGCTGCTGCCGGTGAGCAAGACCGTGCCCGAGGACCGCCTGCGGCTGGCGGTGGACGCAGGGATGACCGAACTGGCGGAGAACAAGCCCCAGGAGATCCAGCGCAAGGCCGCGGCCATGGCGGACCTGCCGGTGCGGTGGGTGGCGATCGGGCACCTGCAGACGAACAAGGCGAAGATCGTCGCCGAGTTCGCCGCGGAGTTCCAGGCGCTGGATTCGGTGCGGCTTGCCGAGGCACTGCAGCGACGGCTGGAGGCGCTCGACGATGACCGGACCCTTGATGTGCTCGTGCAGGTCAACACCTCAGGGGAGGCGGCCAAGACCGGTGCGGCCCCGGAGGACGTTGACGCGATCCTGTCCGCGTCCGCCCGGTGCGACCGGTTGCGGGTGCGGGGGTTCATGACGGTGGCCGCCCACAGTGAGGACGGGGCGGAGGTCCGCCGGTGCTTCGCGATGCTGCGGGAGATCCGGGACCGTGCGCGGGAGCAGGCCGTGGTGGATCCGACACTGCTGACGGAGCTGTCGATGGGGATGTCGGGGGACTTCCCGGTGGCGATCGCGGAAGGGTCGACCTGTGTGCGGGTCGGTACCGCACTGTTCGGGGCCCGGGACTACGCCTGA
- a CDS encoding IS1249 family transposase → MKTNRPRCPVCHGAMKKNGTTSKGTTRWRCTTCNASSTRTTQTTAVQAATFRTFINWATSTHSLDNAASAQHVTARTLQRRFTWCWYITVPHTPDPHRIHDQIFIDGTYLAGGCLLIAATTTHVIDWHWCRRENTTAYTSLLTGIAAPLLITTDGGQGAQSAIRNLWPATNVQRCLVHVQRTVRRHTTSRPRTPAGKTLYRLALKLTRIPDLDAAADWVARLHEFSTVYADYLNEKTTAEPATTPGQRNWTWTHARVRKAHNSLLTVYRRGHLFNYLTVAQDPTTSDDASSPALKPTTNTLEGGINAMIKNLARAHRGLTAEHQRTVIDWWLHLHTQIPDDPVKIAGDQRWGQTALAKAQDLLAAEEPGPSEDGRPAIYDTAIDSTYQHSMGVQKGWVGR, encoded by the coding sequence GTGAAAACCAACAGACCCCGATGCCCCGTCTGCCACGGCGCGATGAAGAAGAACGGCACCACCTCCAAAGGCACCACCCGCTGGCGCTGCACCACCTGCAACGCCTCCTCAACCCGCACCACCCAGACCACCGCAGTTCAGGCCGCGACGTTCAGAACCTTCATCAACTGGGCCACCAGCACCCACTCCCTCGACAATGCCGCGTCAGCACAGCACGTCACCGCCCGCACCCTGCAACGACGCTTCACCTGGTGCTGGTACATCACCGTCCCCCACACCCCTGACCCTCACCGCATCCACGACCAGATCTTCATCGACGGCACCTACCTCGCCGGCGGCTGCCTGCTGATCGCCGCCACCACCACCCACGTCATCGACTGGCACTGGTGCCGACGCGAAAACACCACCGCCTACACCAGCCTTCTGACCGGCATTGCCGCCCCACTGCTGATCACCACCGACGGCGGCCAAGGCGCCCAATCCGCCATCAGGAACCTCTGGCCTGCCACGAATGTGCAACGCTGCCTCGTCCACGTCCAACGAACCGTCCGCCGCCACACCACCAGCAGACCCCGCACACCGGCCGGAAAAACCCTCTACCGCCTCGCCCTGAAACTCACCCGCATCCCTGATCTGGACGCCGCCGCTGACTGGGTGGCCCGCCTGCACGAGTTCAGCACCGTCTACGCCGATTACCTCAACGAGAAGACCACCGCAGAGCCGGCCACCACACCAGGTCAACGCAACTGGACCTGGACCCACGCCAGGGTCCGCAAAGCCCACAACAGTCTGCTCACCGTCTACCGACGCGGCCACCTGTTCAACTACCTCACCGTCGCACAGGACCCCACCACCAGCGACGACGCCAGCTCACCGGCCTTGAAGCCGACGACGAACACGCTGGAAGGCGGCATCAACGCGATGATCAAGAACCTCGCCCGGGCCCACCGCGGTCTGACCGCCGAACACCAACGCACCGTCATCGACTGGTGGCTTCACCTGCACACACAGATCCCCGACGACCCTGTGAAGATCGCCGGGGACCAGAGATGGGGGCAGACCGCACTCGCCAAAGCACAAGACCTGCTCGCAGCTGAAGAACCGGGACCATCCGAGGACGGTCGGCCAGCCATCTACGACACCGCGATTGACTCCACCTACCAACACTCTATGGGAGTGCAGAAGGGTTGGGTCGGCCGGTGA
- the epsC gene encoding serine O-acetyltransferase EpsC yields MSLLSTIKEDLDNARTHDPAARGDLENALVYSGLHAIWSHRVAHRLWTKGLKGPARIMSQFTRFLTGVEIHPGATIGRRFFIDHGMGVVIGETAEVGDDVMLYHGVTLGGSELVQRKRHPTIGDGVMVGAGAKVLGPITIGAGSAIGANAVVTKDAPENSILIGIPAKVRHRQPDQHIPLVEPASYVDDLQNNI; encoded by the coding sequence GTGAGTCTGCTGAGCACGATAAAGGAAGACCTGGACAACGCCAGGACCCATGATCCCGCCGCCCGAGGAGACCTCGAGAACGCTCTCGTCTATTCAGGCCTCCACGCCATCTGGAGCCACCGCGTCGCCCACCGACTGTGGACGAAGGGCCTCAAGGGCCCGGCCCGCATCATGAGCCAGTTCACCCGGTTCCTCACCGGCGTGGAGATCCACCCGGGGGCGACCATCGGACGCCGGTTCTTCATCGACCACGGGATGGGCGTCGTCATCGGTGAGACCGCGGAGGTCGGCGATGACGTGATGCTCTACCACGGCGTCACCCTCGGTGGTTCCGAACTGGTGCAGCGCAAACGTCACCCCACCATCGGGGACGGTGTGATGGTCGGCGCCGGGGCAAAGGTCCTGGGGCCCATCACCATCGGTGCCGGCTCAGCGATCGGCGCCAACGCCGTCGTCACCAAGGATGCCCCGGAGAACTCGATCCTCATCGGCATCCCCGCCAAGGTCCGACACCGTCAGCCGGACCAGCACATTCCACTGGTCGAGCCGGCGTCCTACGTCGACGACCTGCAGAACAACATCTGA
- the cysK gene encoding cysteine synthase A: MAKIYENITDLIGNTPLVKLNKLTEGLPGTVVVKLESANPGNSVKDRIGAAIIDAAVADGTLQPGGTIVEATSGNTGIALATVGAARGYKVILTMPESMSLERRIMLRALGAELVLTPPPAGMQGAVDKANEIVESTENAILARQFANPANPKAHYGSTGPEIWADTDGKVDIFVAGVGTGGTVSGTGKYLKEQNPEIKIVGVEPKDSPLLTEGRFGPHKIQGIGTNFFPDNLNKEIIDSVYDATIEESVKWAREIAAKEGILVGISTGANIAAAVAEAAKPENEGKLIVAVVADFGERYVSTLLFDDLRD; this comes from the coding sequence ATGGCAAAGATCTACGAGAACATCACCGACCTCATCGGCAACACCCCCCTGGTGAAGCTCAACAAGCTCACCGAGGGCCTCCCCGGCACCGTCGTCGTCAAGCTGGAGTCCGCCAACCCCGGCAACTCCGTCAAGGACCGTATCGGTGCGGCCATCATCGACGCCGCCGTCGCCGACGGCACCCTGCAGCCCGGCGGCACCATCGTCGAAGCCACCTCCGGCAACACCGGTATCGCCCTGGCCACCGTCGGTGCCGCCCGCGGCTACAAGGTCATCCTGACCATGCCGGAGTCCATGTCGCTGGAGCGCCGCATCATGCTCCGCGCCCTCGGTGCCGAGCTCGTCCTCACCCCGCCGCCGGCCGGCATGCAGGGCGCCGTCGACAAGGCCAACGAGATCGTCGAGTCCACCGAGAACGCGATCCTCGCCCGCCAGTTCGCCAACCCCGCCAACCCGAAGGCCCACTACGGGTCCACCGGCCCGGAGATCTGGGCGGATACCGACGGAAAGGTCGACATCTTCGTCGCCGGTGTCGGCACCGGCGGCACCGTGTCCGGTACCGGCAAGTACCTCAAGGAGCAGAACCCCGAGATCAAGATCGTCGGCGTGGAGCCGAAGGATTCCCCGCTGCTGACCGAGGGCCGGTTCGGCCCCCACAAGATCCAGGGCATCGGCACCAACTTCTTCCCGGACAACCTCAACAAGGAGATCATCGACAGCGTCTACGACGCAACGATCGAAGAGTCCGTGAAGTGGGCCCGGGAGATCGCCGCGAAGGAGGGCATCCTCGTCGGCATCTCCACCGGTGCGAACATCGCCGCCGCCGTCGCTGAGGCCGCCAAGCCCGAGAACGAGGGCAAGCTCATTGTCGCCGTCGTCGCCGACTTCGGTGAGCGCTACGTCTCCACCCTGCTGTTCGACGATCTGCGCGACTGA